The following coding sequences lie in one Miscanthus floridulus cultivar M001 chromosome 9, ASM1932011v1, whole genome shotgun sequence genomic window:
- the LOC136482828 gene encoding scarecrow-like protein 9 → MAAAPEGEGLFADPEPFSPSIFLDLPPTPRPDGNGEVPSSSDDLVLPFITRILMEEDINDQFFYQFPDHPVLLQAQEPYAQILYDAATARTNSAASVSPATVSLSSSDDPVQLLLSPPYPDTELHGFTADGVGTFFLPAQDGGSPEFEQSPAQLKATTLPAGDGDHAALASVFFHRGDADAEMLNKASLKGMEEAKKFLPTTNSLLIDREAEEEELGINGRGRKDRDRLSWDDLEAETCRKSKLMVPEPEETGEMVDQMILNGLELCLKEMKALRITMGSEAKKNTMKGRGKSAQGRSSANEAVELSTLLIHCAQAVATDNRRSATELLRQIKQHSSPKGDATQRLADCFAEGLEARLAGSGSQLYRSLMAERITVVEYLKAYWLYLAACCYKMTAFRFSNMTILKAIAGRKKVHIVNYGMDYGVQWPSLLYHMANLEDGPPEVRITGIDLPQPGFRPAVRIEETGRRLSNYARQLGVPFKFHGITTRWDTVRVDDLNIDPDEVLIVNSIIQFGNLMDEGVDIDSPSPRDVVLRTIRKMQPDAFILYVMNVSYSAPFFVTRFREALFFYSAMFDMLDATAPRDSHQRFLVERGLFRQSALNVVACEGTDRVERPETYKQWQVRNHRAGLKQLPLDPDIVKTLRDKVRDQYHKDFVIDTDHNWLLEGWKGRILYAMSTWVADDTVSEL, encoded by the coding sequence atggccgccgcgcCCGAGGGCGAGGGCCTCTTCGCTGACCCCGAGCCCTTCTCCCCGTCCATCTTCCTCGACCTGCCCCCGACGCCCCGCCCCGATGGCAACGGCGAGGTCCCGTCCTCGTCGGATGACCTCGTCCTCCCCTTCATCACGCGGATCCTCATGGAGGAGGACATCAACGACCAATTCTTCTACCAGTTCCCCGACCACCCTGTGCTCCTCCAAGCCCAGGAACCGTACGCGCAGATCCTCTATGACGCTGCCACGGCTCGCACCAACAGCGCCGCCTCGGTCTCCCCCGCCACCGTCTCGCTGTCCTCCTCCGACGACCCAGTCCAGCTCCTCCTGTCCCCGCCGTACCCCGATACGGAACTGCACGGCTTCACCGCCGACGGTGTCGGCACCTTCTTCTTGCCGGCACAAGATGGTGGCAGCCCGGAGTTCGAGCAGAGTCCGGCCCAATTAAAGGCCACAACCTTGCCCGCCGGCGACGGTGACCACGCGGCGCTGGCCTCGGTCTTCTTCCACAGGGGAGACGCGGACGCGGAGATGCTCAACAAGGCAtccctcaagggtatggaggagGCCAAGAAGTTCTTACCCACCACCAACAGTCTCCTAATCGACCgtgaggcagaggaggaggagttggGCATTAATGGCAGGGGCCGCAAGGACAGGGACAGGCTCAGTTGGGATGACTTGGAGGCTGAGACGTGCAGGAAGAGCAAGCTGATGGTGCCCGAGCCTGAGGAAACTGGCGAGATGGTCGATCAAATGATTCTCAATGGACTGGAATTGTGCCTCAAAGAAATGAAGGCCCTGCGAATCACTATGGGCAGCGAGGCTAAGAAGAACACCATGAAGGGCAGAGGGAAGTCGGCACAGGGAAGGTCCAGCGCCAACGAGGCGGTGGAGTTGAGCACCTTGCTCATCCACTGTGCACAGGCCGTGGCCACGGACAACCGCCGGAGTGCGACCGAATTGCTTAGACAGATCAAGCAGCATTCGTCACCGAAGGGTGATGCCACACAGAGGTTGGCAGATTGTTTTGCAGAGGGATTGGAGGCGCGGCTGGCAGGGTCAGGGAGCCAGCTCTACAGGTCTCTCATGGCTGAGCGCATCACGGTCGTGGAGTACCTCAAGGCCTACTGGTTGTACCTGGCAGCTTGCTGTTACAAAATGACGGCATTCAGGTTCTCCAACATGACAATCCTCAAGGCCATCGCTGGGAGGAAAAAGGTTCACATTGTGAATTATGGCATGGATTATGGGGTTCAGTGGCCAAGTTTGCTATACCATATGGCGAACTTGGAGGATGGACCACCTGAAGTGAGGATCACCGGCATTGACCTCCCCCAGCCTGGATTCCGCCCAGCCGTGCGGATTGAGGAGACAGGGCGCCGGCTCAGCAATTATGCTCGTCAGCTCGGTGTCCCATTCAAGTTCCATGGCATCACGACGAGGTGGGACACAGTTCGTGTTGATGACCTGAACATTGACCCTGATGAGGTACTCATTGTCAATAGTATCATCCAGTTTGGAAATTTGATGGACGAGGGGGTCGACATCGATAGCCCAAGCCCTAGGGATGTTGTCCTCAGAACCATTCGCAAGATGCAACCAGATGCATTCATCCTTTATGTCATGAATGTCTCGTATAGTGCTCCATTCTTTGTAACACGTTTCCGGGAGGCGCTGTTCTTTTACTCTGCAATGTTTGACATGCTGGATGCCACGGCTCCACGGGATAGTCACCAGCGCTTTTTGGTTGAGCGGGGCCTCTTTAGGCAGTCTGCCCTGAATGTTGTTGCCTGTGAAGGCACGGACAGGGTGGAGCGCCCGGAGACATATAAGCAATGGCAGGTGCGGAACCACCGGGCAGGGCTAAAGCAGCTCCCATTGGATCCAGATATTGTAAAGACCTTGAGGGACAAAGTTAGGGATCAGTATCACAAGGACTTTGTCATTGATACGGATCATAATTGGCTCCTGGAAGGATGGAAGGGACGCATACTCTATGCCATGTCGACATGGGTTGCAGATGATACTGTCTCAGAACTTTAG